The region CTGTTGGAAAGCGTGCGCGGCGACGTTATGGTGGCGGCCGACGGCCTGCATTCTGTGGTTCGCAAGAGCTTGCACCCCAACGAGGGCGATCCGGTCTATTCCGGCGTTAACATGTGGCGCGGAGCAACGCTACATAAGCCGTTTCTTGATGGAGCCAATATGACGCGCATCGGCTGGCTGTCGACGGGAAAGCTGGTGATCTATCCTATCCGGAACGATGCCGACGGCCAAGGGAACCAGTTGATCAACTGGGTGGCCGAGATCGAAACCCCGACGTACAAGAAGAAGCGGGACTGGAACAAACAGGGTTGCTTCGACGACTTCATGTGGGCGTTTGAGGACATGAAGTTCGACTGGCTGGACGTGCCGGCGCTACTGCGCAGCACGGATGCGGTCATGGAATTCCCTATGGTCGATCAAGATCCGCTGCCGTTTTGGTCTCAGGGACGGGTGACGCTGCTAGGCGATGCCGCTCATCCTATGTACCCTCGTGGTTCTAATGGCGCAGGTCAAGCCATCCTGGATGGAAAGGTGCTGGGCGACGCGCTTCTGAGCGCTGAGAACCCGCGCGACGCCCTCAAGGCATATGAAGGAGAACGGCTGCCAATAACGGCCAAAGTAGTGCTCACAAATCGCTCTACACCGCCTGATATCATCCTCAAGGAGGTTTTCGAGCGCACCGGCGACAAGCCGTTCGACCGCATCGAGGATGTCATTTCCGCAGACGAACTTGCCAGCCTCTCTTCAAACTACAAGAAAATCGCAGGGTACGATCGCGAACGGGTTGCTCAAAGCTAAGATTCCCAAGGACTTGCGGCATTAGCGGGTGGAGAGAAATCAGCCATTAAGGCGGGGCAAATCTGTCAGCCGTTTTGGCAGACGTCCCGGCTAAGGGCTCGTCCCGTTCAAACCCAAAACTTAAGTAGATCGATTGAAGGGACCTTGTAGCATGACGAGCAACCAACGTGAGATATCGGCGGCAAAGACCGGGGCTGAATCGCTTCTATTGGGTCTCAAGCGGAACGGCATCGATTATATTTTTGCGAATTCGGGAACAGATTTTCCACCAATCATTGAAGCCTTCGTTGCATTGGGGGAGGACCTGACTCCGCGACCCGTGACGGTTCCGCACGAAACCGCCAGTGTCGCGATGGCCCACGGATACTATCTTGTCACCGGCAAACCGCAGGCCACGATGGTTCACGTTAATGTCGGACTCGCCAACTCCGT is a window of Agrobacterium cucumeris DNA encoding:
- a CDS encoding flavin-dependent oxidoreductase, translated to MKVIIIGAGIGGMTLACKLAAGGIVPEVYDAAPQLQPVGLGINLLPHASKVMAEIGVLGEIARRSVETYESTFFNRFGQHIFSEPAGLRAGYELPQYSVHRGDLHQSLLQRFAELATKRHLHAGHQCVGYDQDDGGVTVHFRDTLGQKLLESVRGDVMVAADGLHSVVRKSLHPNEGDPVYSGVNMWRGATLHKPFLDGANMTRIGWLSTGKLVIYPIRNDADGQGNQLINWVAEIETPTYKKKRDWNKQGCFDDFMWAFEDMKFDWLDVPALLRSTDAVMEFPMVDQDPLPFWSQGRVTLLGDAAHPMYPRGSNGAGQAILDGKVLGDALLSAENPRDALKAYEGERLPITAKVVLTNRSTPPDIILKEVFERTGDKPFDRIEDVISADELASLSSNYKKIAGYDRERVAQS